In a genomic window of Trichoderma atroviride chromosome 4, complete sequence:
- a CDS encoding uncharacterized protein (EggNog:ENOG41~TransMembrane:8 (i35-52o72-90i111-133o166-186i198-220o268-293i305-326o332-352i)), whose product MDEKLASPVSSSHSASSLDDPAAKVQELKRIYRKIDLNIVPLMFFCYFLQFLDKVLVNYANIMGISKALHFVGNDFSWMATAFFIGYAVAEFPQGYLIQKFPVSKVLGFNVLLWGIVVCCTAATQSFASVAAVRTLLGMFEAVITPALVMITSQWYTRKQATLRTGIWYCGLGAGQVMGGLISWAAQHGSTTSSFQGWRIMFVAVGVFNLFVAVAVILLMPNSITSAKFLTEDEKALVEEVLARDQAGSGKKVFHVSGIWDALKDLQVWLLFVNTILIVIPSGIITTFSATIINSIFLTPMKSALLNMPAGAISIFATLAGSYAIYFNLPRWLSIIALLIPTIIGAALMSFAKSKGGALAGVYLINFDVAPPGPHLRSGRCQHAGIHEKGYRQRHHCHCLLHRKHHRPTDVPGQGCAPVSSRQNHRSRRCRLIHCGYDSAESPLRHAQCQDGCCPRGGGGGHQPRRD is encoded by the coding sequence ATGGATGAAAAGCTTGCTTCGCCAGTGAGCTCGAGCCACTCGGCCTCGTCATTGGACGATCCCGCAGCCAAGGTGCAGGAGCTCAAGCGCATCTACCGAAAGATCGATTTGAACATTGTGCCGCTCATGttcttctgctacttcttGCAGTTCCTCGACAAAGTCCTCGTCAACTACGCCAACATCATGGGCATCTCAAAGGCCCTGCACTTTGTGGGCAACGACTTCTCCTGGATGGCCACGGCCTTCTTCATTGGCTACGCCGTCGCCGAGTTCCCTCAGGGCTACTTGATCCAAAAGTTCCCCGTCTCAAAGGTGCTGGGGTTCAACGTCCTGCTTTGGGGAATCGTCGTCTGCTGCACGGCTGCGACGCAGAGCTTTGCCAGCGTTGCTGCCGTCAGGACGCTGCTGGGCATGTTCGAGGCCGTCATCACCCCGGCCTTGGTCATGATTACGTCTCAGTGGTATACTAGGAAGCAGGCGACTCTGCGCACGGGTATCTGGTACTGCGGATTGGGAGCCGGACAGGTCATGGGAGGGTTGATCTCCTGGGCGGCCCAGCACGGCTCGACGACGTCTTCATTCCAGGGCTGGCGCATCATGTTTGTGGCTGTGGGCGTTTTCAACCtcttcgtcgccgtcgcAGTCATCTTGCTTATGCCCAACAGCATCACCTCGGCCAAGTTCTTGACTGAGGACGAGAAGGCTCTTGTCGAGGAAGTGTTGGCACGAGACCAGGCTGGATCCGGCAAGAAGGTCTTCCATGTGTCCGGCATCTGGGACGCCCTCAAGGATCTCCAGGTGTGGCTGCTGTTTGTCAACACCATCCTTATTGTGATCCCCTctggcatcatcaccaccttCTCGGCGACCATCATcaactccatcttcctcacGCCCATGAAGTCTGCGCTCCTCAACATGCCTGCCGGTGCCATTTCCATCTTTGCGACTCTGGCGGGCTCCTACGCGATTTACTTCAACCTGCCTCGTTGGCTGAGCATCATTGCGCTCCTGATCCCCACCATCATCGGCGCGGCACTCATGTCCTTTGCCAAGTCCAAGGGTGGCGCCCTGGCTGGTGTTTACCTCATCAACTTCGACGTGGCCCCCCCTGGCCCTCATCTACGCTCTGGTCGGTGCCAACACGCAGGGATACACGAAAAAGGTTaccgtcaacgccatcattgccattgccttctccatcgcAAACATCATCGGCCCACAGACGTTCCAGGTCAAGGATGCGCCCCAGTATCTTCCCGCCAAAATCACCGTTCTCGCCGTTGCCGCCTCATCCATTGTGGTTACGATTCTGCAGAGAGTCCTCTACGGCATGCGCAATGCCAAGACGGCTGCTGCCCGCgcggtggaggtggaggcCATCAACCGAGGCGAGATTGA
- a CDS encoding uncharacterized protein (TransMembrane:1 (o12-29i)), with product MHATKNQAPSYNIAVIGTGLGGLSAAIALRRTGHKVTIYERYDFSGEVGASLSLASNGSRFLQEWQVDISSAKPVVLQKLIRHEWSSGNVTAEYPP from the coding sequence ATGCATGCAACGAAAAACCAGGCCCCTTCCTACAACATAGCCGTCATTGGTACCGGCCTGGGTGGTCTATCCGCCGCTATTGCTCTCCGTCGCACCGGCCACAAAGTCACCATCTACGAAAGATATGATTTCAGCGGAGAAGTCGGTGCTTCGCTCTCACTGGCCTCAAACGGTTCTCGCTTCCTGCAAGAATGGCAAGTGGACATATCCTCCGCTAAGCCCGTCGTCCTGCAGAAGCTCATCCGCCACGAGTGGTCCTCGGGAAACGTTACCGCCGAGTACCCACCGTGA
- a CDS encoding uncharacterized protein (EggNog:ENOG41), giving the protein MVSESRPVCHRCAQIKQACDGSVPCARCLRLSLPCRPRDASGALNQPIGDLPKARIRRVQTGCLMCKRRKKKCDETKPRCGDCRRLCLECAWPPERPRDKLMGAAAATGAPASVSSSTAATAVVAVSPEPMGSRVIPTQEPVVVDTVADVSTELIIRGANSPAMSSSSSSSGGDSHYSTDHFSSLPPVSSSGNGFELGLPVDRAAWDMHGSPPTSWQDSITPMSYGSPHSDSHDSLTVSPVSSMSTLSVYNPQSLPQLSSPHDRALLNHYITIVSSLLSRRMSNSNPYNGYLLPIAHSNDLVMHCVLALSANHWRKLQPQLAERGIYHQSKATQSLARLLPHVDKSNADIALVSSLLLCMTELFDGTSEGWQLHLKGAKRLLTALMNQQQGDRIHGHNKFLVRLARFLDSAATTSTCKPPLMGEDAQEAATLDRLTSAPDDEDSAIYGIPKELFHLVDVVNALADKRKTRVDHASEAIFRKEATQIEERINHWSYEYGGRSRAAWTINLANDDVLHATMAYEYAIRLRLHQIVEGYEVNDPRVTTNVEGILESVQKIRYGSALEPCLMYPLVMAGGACWTMEQRVVIQDRLLVMERTCGFGYIYNARELVERVWKMRDETDGTGTIVNWARIRYEEMHGLAVF; this is encoded by the coding sequence ATGGTCTCCGAAAGTCGCCCTGTTTGCCATCGCTGTGCCCAGATCAAGCAGGCCTGCGATGGCAGCGTGCCGTGCGCGCGGTGCCTGCGTCTGAGTCTCCCCTGTCGTCCGCGTGATGCCAGCGGTGCTTTGAACCAACCGATAGGCGACTTGCCCAAGGCGCGAATCCGGCGGGTGCAGACGGGATGCCTCATGTGCAAGCGCCGCAAGAAGAAGTGCGACGAGACGAAGCCGCGATGCGGAGACTGCAGACGCCTGTGTCTTGAATGCGCGTGGCCTCCTGAGCGCCCCAGGGACAAACTCATGggcgcagccgcagccacgGGTGCTCCAGCGtcggtgtcgtcgtcgacggcgGCAACAGCAGTAGTGGCAGTCTCGCCAGAACCCATGGGCTCACGAGTTATTCCCACCCAAGAGCCCGTTGTGGTTGATACCGTTGCCGATGTATCAACCGAACTTATCATCAGAGGCGCCAATAGCCCAGCCatgagctcttccagcagcagcagcggcggcgacagCCACTATTCCACGGACCACTTTAGCAGCCTGCCGCCTGTGTCATCATCAGGCAATGGATTCGAGCTTGGGCTGCCTGTCGATAGAGCAGCCTGGGATATGCATGGATCGCCCCCAACTAGTTGGCAGGATTCCATCACGCCAATGAGCTATGGCAGCCCTCACTCGGATTCTCACGATTCTCTAACTGTATCACCCGTATCGTCCATGTCGACTCTATCAGTGTATAATCCGCAgtcgctgccgcagctgtcATCACCACATGATAGAGCTTTACTCAACCATTATATAACCATTGTgtcttctctgctctctcgACGCATGTCAAATTCGAATCCTTACAACGGATATCTACTGCCAATTGCCCACTCCAACGACCTCGTCATGCACTGTGTGCTGGCTCTTTCGGCCAATCACTGGCGCAAGCTGCAGCCTCAACTGGCCGAAAGGGGCATCTATcaccaaagcaaagcaaccCAGTCTCTGGCCAGGCTCTTACCCCACGTGGACAAATCGAATGCCGACATTGCCCTTGTCAGcagcctgctgctctgcATGACGGAGCTGTTTGATGGCACCAGTGAGGGGTGGCAGCTGCATCTGAAAGGGGCCAAGAGGCTACTCACGGCCCTGATgaaccagcagcagggaGATCGTATACACGGCCACAACAAGTTTCTCGTGCGGCTTGCTCGATTCCTCGATTCTGCCGCTACTACATCGACATGCAAGCCTCCGCTCATGGGTGAGGATGCACAAGAAGCGGCCACGCTGGACCGACTGACATCTGCTCCCGATGACGAAGATTCTGCCATATATGGTATTCCTAAAGAGTTATTCCACCTGGTGGATGTAGTCAATGCGCTTGCTGATAAGCGAAAAACTCGCGTTGACCACGCTTCAGAAGCCATCTTTCGCAAGGAAGCCACACAGATCGAAGAGCGCATCAACCACTGGTCATATGAATACGGCGGCCGATCACGCGCCGCTTGGACCATTAACCTGGCCAATGACGATGTGCTACACGCAACAATGGCTTACGAATATGCCATCAGGCTCCGCCTTCACCAGATTGTTGAAGGCTACGAGGTCAACGATCCCAGAGTCACTACCAACGTTGAGGGAATCTTGGAGTCGGTGCAAAAGATTCGCTACGGCAGTGCCTTGGAACCCTGCCTCATGTACCCCCTTGTTATGGCCGGGGGTGCATGTTGGACCATGGAGCAGCGTGTTGTCATTCAAGACCGCCTCCTAGTCATGGAGCGCACATGTGGCTTTGGATACATCTACAATGCGCGGGAGCTGGTTGAGCGCgtctggaagatgagagacGAGACCGACGGCACCGGTACTATTGTCAACTGGGCACGGATCCGATACGAGGAGATGCATGGCCTGGCTGTTTTCTAG
- a CDS encoding uncharacterized protein (EggNog:ENOG41~CAZy:CE10~MEROPS:MER0034665), whose amino-acid sequence MSSDAKHEALQPLHPSMAGKLDPAFEKLYNENIAHRPMKPIDLQELRANYSVLYSYGTAPAPDVGRIYDDAIPLADGTPLPVRVYEPDTPGPWPVHIDFHGGGWGLGDLETEAHICKHYCKKASVAVIDVAYRLVPEMPFPAGITDSFAAVQYIHQQGAQKFNIRPDSISVGGVSAGGCIALAVAHLARDAAVPLRLVAVGSPVIDDLSQYASASDSPWPSMRENEFAPTLNWARLAWFDKLKTSSLPTEPEAHRAAKERVGWFANLLKAPNFKDLPHTLIYTAGADPLRDEGERYAKVLVENGVEVTQRRFLGVPHPFQHMDKTLWQAREAIDGTARAIRIAHGDS is encoded by the coding sequence ATGTCGTCCGACGCAAAGCACGAGGCTCTCCAGCCCCTCCACCCGTCCATGGCGGGCAAGCTGGATCCCGCCTTTGAGAAGCTCTACAACGAAAACATCGCCCACAGGCCGATGAAGCCAATCGACCTCCAGGAGCTGCGCGCCAACTACTCGGTCCTCTACAGCTATGGCACGGCCCCCGCGCCGGACGTTGGGCGCATCTACGACGATGCGATCCCGCTGGCTGATGGCACGCCGCTGCCAGTGCGTGTCTACGAGCCCGACACTCCAGGCCCGTGGCCGGTGCACATCGACTTccacggcggcggctgggGCCTGGGCGACCTCGAGACGGAGGCTCACATCTGCAAGCACTACTGTAAAAAGGCCAGCGTGGCCGTCATCGACGTCGCCTACCGCCTGGTGCCCGAGATGCCCTTCCCCGCGGGCATCACAGACAGCTTCGCGGCGGTCCAGTACATCCACCAGCAGGGCGCGCAAAAGTTCAACATCCGCCCAGACAGCATCTCGGTTGGCGGCGTGTCGGCTGGAGGCTGCATCGCCCTGGCAGTGGCTCACTTGGCCCGCGACGCTGCCGTCCCTCTGCGCCTGGTGGCCGTGGGATCGCCCGTCATCGACGACCTTTCGCAGTACGCCTCAGCCAGTGACTCGCCCTGGCCATCGATGCGCGAAAACGAGTTTGCACCGACGCTCAACTGGGCACGGCTGGCCTGGTTCGATAAGCTCAAGACATCTTCACTGCCCACGGAGCCTGAGGCGCACAGGGCTGCCAAGGAGCGCGTCGGCTGGTTCGCCAACCTCCTCAAGGCGCCCAACTTCAAGGACCTGCCCCATACGCTCATCTACACAGCCGGAGCTGATCCTTTGAGGGACGAGGGCGAGAGATACGCAAAGGTGCTGGTCGAGAATGGCGTCGAGGTCACGCAGCGGCGCTTCCTCGGAGTTCCGCACCCGTTTCAGCACATGGACAAGACACTGTGGCAGGCGAGAGAAGCCATCGATGGAACAGCCAGGGCGATTCGGATAGCGCATGGGGACTCGTGA